The region CTCCGTTAAGACCCCGCGCCGGCCCGACGCCTCCACTCGTTGCGCCGCGTACGGGCTCCGGGGTGGACGAAGTGAAGGCTCGGCCAAAAACAAGTAAACAGGATTTTTGGCCTCGAAGGTAGGTTTTTAATAGCTGTCAAAAAAATACCTTCGAGAACAAAAGCTCAAGACGATTTCGCTTTTGTTCGAGCCTTCTTTTCGTTCCTAACGTGGCCCGTAGGTGACGCAGGGAGCGGAGGCGGAAAGGGCGGCGGGGGGGTCTTAGTGAGCGTAGCGAACGGGTGCCCCCTCACGCCCCCGCCGCAGCGACCGGTCGCTCAAAGAGCGAGCGGAACCTTCCGGGCCGATTTCTTGGGTACTTCTTTCTAAAAGAAGTACCAAGGAGCGCGAGGCAGAGCCTCGCAAGGTGTAGATTGGCGGGCCGAGCCCGCCCTACGCCTACGCCCTGTCCCCCAAAGCCAGATGCACCTCATGCGATATATCGTCAATGAGGCGTTCGGCGTTCCGATGGGTCAGATTGTAAAGCTCGATGTCCTCCCTCTCCTTCACTTCCCCCACGAGCCCCGGCCCTTCGCTGGCGACGGAGGCGATCACCACCGCCCTAGAGGAGAGCCAGCGCCGTATGAGGGCGGCGAGGTGCGTTGAGGCGGGGTCTAGCTTTCCGATTTCGTCGATGAGGATCAGGCGCGGTTCGGCTCTGGAAATAGGAGTGAGGAATTTTTCGAGGGCGGAGGCGTCTAGTTCGTAGCGGCCGAAGCGGCGCGGAAGGGAAGCTGCGGTGTAGGGGATGCGAAGGGCGCGGCCGTCGAGGGAGGTGACGAGAAAGCCAACCCGCCTCTCTTCGACGCGGAGGTCCTCGGTGACGAAGCCTGCGGGCGAAAAGCGACCCAGTTCCGCCGCCAGTCGCTTTATGACGGTGGTCTTTCCCGCGCCGGGCGGACCGGCTATGAGGAAATTCGCTCCTCTCTCCATTTCTCGCCTGCCGGTCTATTCCGCCGGGTGGGAGTAGCGCGCCTTTATCGCCTCGTATTCAAATTCCCTGTATTTTTCCGGCTCGTCGCCGCAGTGGCTTTCGATGAGCGGCATGGCGAGGTGATCCCAGACTATTCTCGCCGTCCTGTCGTCTAGGTCTTCGCGCATGAACCAGGCGGGGCCGATGGAGCAGATTCCGCCCAGCGCCGCGTTAACCTCTTCGATGGCCTTGGCTATCCAGGTCATGGCCGGGGCGTAAACGGCGAGCCAGCGGTTGAGCACGCCGCGCACCGGCGGGCTCGCGGTGTTGAAGCGCACTACCGGAAAAAGGCGGATAAGTTCGCCGTTTAGCGGCTTTTTTGAGATGCACAAGGTGGCGATGACCTTCAGGTTGTCGGGTATGTAGAGGTTTTCTCCCGATCTACGGAGTTTTTGCGTCTCGCCCCGGTTTCGCAGGAGGAAGAAACCTTCGCCGAAACCCTCGACGCCGCAAAAGTGCAGGTCGTCTATCACGAGGACGTAGGTGTTTTTCGGGTCCGCCGAGGCTTTCTTCGCGGCCCTCTTCAGCGGTCCGTCGATAACCTCCCACTTTCCTCCGTCGGTCTGCCGCTCTTCCTCGATGAGACAGCCGGGGGGGGCGCCGGGAGTTACGGCCGCGAAGGTCATCCTGCCTATATCCTGCGAGGCCGAGAGGGCGAGCCCCCTCGCTACGTGGGTCTTCCCCGTTCCGGGCGGGCCCGCGAGGAGCAGTTGTCCGTAGCCGTGGAGGAGGGCGTTCATTCTCTCGATCCAGACGGAGGGCATGTTCATGCTGTCGCCGACCTGTTCGGAGGGCGGGCGGTTGGCGAACTCCTTCATCAGGTCGTCAAGATCGGTTATCACCTTGCCCTCCCCCGCCGGTTCGGGCTGGGGCGCGGGAGCGATGGGTTTTATCGGCTTTGGCTCCTGCTGGCGGGGAGGGTCTATCCGGGCCTCGGTGGCGGCCTTGCCGAAATCGCGCAGAAGATCGACCAGAAAGGCGAGGTCGGCGAGCATTTCTTTCTCCGGCGCGAGCTTGTCCAGAAAAAGTATCTTGTGAATCACCGCCGCAGCCCGGCTGACCTCGGTGAGCTCGCCCGAGAGGTAGGCGTCCTCGATCTCGGCGGTGGAAAACCCCATGAGCACGGCGGTATCCTGGCACAGGAGGCGAAGCTTCATGGCGCTCTGGGCCAGTAGTATGGAGGCCCGCCTCGCGCCCATCGCCGAGATCATCTCGTCGGAAGCAAGCTCCAGGGTGAGGAGTATCTCCCTCGTTTCCGGCATTATGTAGTAGACGATGTGAAGGGTGCTCGCGGTCTTCCCCAGGGCGGGCTTTTCGGCGATCTTTATGATGGCGGATTTGCTCCACCCCCCCTTTTCACCCGCGAAATGGGTGATTACGGGAGTGATGTCCTTGAAGACGCCGGAATCCTCGAAGTGGCGGACGATGGAGGCGGCGCATCTGTCGAGCTCTTCGTCGGGGCCGAATTCGACCTTCCCGGCGATATCTGCAAATCTTTTGGCAAAACCCCTGAAGGCTTCGGGAAGGGAGCTGGCCTTGGCGGTGACGGTGTTGCGGCTCAGCCGCACCACCTTGAAGCCGAGGTTGGTGAACTGGGCGGCGGCGTCTCTCGCGTCGTAATACATCCCGGGAGCCTTACCCGAGATGTGGGCCAGTATGAACATCATGGGAAAGATTCTGCCGCCGTACTCTATAACGAGGCTGTTTTCGGGGTTCTGCTCCCAGCCGGCGAATTTTTCCGTATTCCGGTAGGTCTTATCGAAATACACCAAAGCCTGTTCGACCTCGGCCCTTGTCATCTTCGGCATTGACCACTCCTTGGGTTTTACGTATTGCGTCCGCCCATAGCAATGCTTCAGGGATTGAACGACACCCGGTGAAGCCTTGTTCCCTGCCGGTTTGCGCTTATAAAGATAAAATTTATCTTGCCGCCGTCAACCGCGGCGGTCATGGTCCTCGGGCCGTCCCTGCCGTTTACCGAGACAAGAAGCTCCGGCCCTCCGGTTTTAACCGCACCAAAATACACCATTTGTGGCAGCAGCGTCCACGATCTCGTATCCGCCCCCTCCATCAGCTCGGTCGTAATGGTGCCGATGAGACCCCCGAACCCTTTCATCTCCCTTGAGAGCGCCGCGTCCTTGGCTGAATGGGAGACAG is a window of bacterium DNA encoding:
- a CDS encoding AAA family ATPase; translation: MPKMTRAEVEQALVYFDKTYRNTEKFAGWEQNPENSLVIEYGGRIFPMMFILAHISGKAPGMYYDARDAAAQFTNLGFKVVRLSRNTVTAKASSLPEAFRGFAKRFADIAGKVEFGPDEELDRCAASIVRHFEDSGVFKDITPVITHFAGEKGGWSKSAIIKIAEKPALGKTASTLHIVYYIMPETREILLTLELASDEMISAMGARRASILLAQSAMKLRLLCQDTAVLMGFSTAEIEDAYLSGELTEVSRAAAVIHKILFLDKLAPEKEMLADLAFLVDLLRDFGKAATEARIDPPRQQEPKPIKPIAPAPQPEPAGEGKVITDLDDLMKEFANRPPSEQVGDSMNMPSVWIERMNALLHGYGQLLLAGPPGTGKTHVARGLALSASQDIGRMTFAAVTPGAPPGCLIEEERQTDGGKWEVIDGPLKRAAKKASADPKNTYVLVIDDLHFCGVEGFGEGFFLLRNRGETQKLRRSGENLYIPDNLKVIATLCISKKPLNGELIRLFPVVRFNTASPPVRGVLNRWLAVYAPAMTWIAKAIEEVNAALGGICSIGPAWFMREDLDDRTARIVWDHLAMPLIESHCGDEPEKYREFEYEAIKARYSHPAE
- a CDS encoding AAA family ATPase, with the translated sequence MERGANFLIAGPPGAGKTTVIKRLAAELGRFSPAGFVTEDLRVEERRVGFLVTSLDGRALRIPYTAASLPRRFGRYELDASALEKFLTPISRAEPRLILIDEIGKLDPASTHLAALIRRWLSSRAVVIASVASEGPGLVGEVKEREDIELYNLTHRNAERLIDDISHEVHLALGDRA